The genome window CAATAGGACATTTTTTTGCAATGGCAAACCCCATCACATGGAAAGATTCCTGGAAGTTTGTCTGCTGTTGCTGTTATATGATGAAATAGGGTATGGCTATGGACTTATCGAGCAACTGGCATCCTTTGGTTTTTCCGAAGCCGGTCTGAACATGAGCACATTGTATCGGACATTAAGAAAAATGGAAAATGAAGGCCTTGAGACTTCGCAATGGGAAGAAGGGGGGCAAGGCCCGAAGAGACTTGTTTACGAAATCACAGCAAAACGCAAAAGCGAATTGGACGAATGGATCAAAATACTCAGGGTCCGAAAATCAAGAATCGAATCGCTCATCAGTATGTATGGCGAGAAGATCATATGATCAAGATATAAAAGCA of Deltaproteobacteria bacterium contains these proteins:
- a CDS encoding PadR family transcriptional regulator, with amino-acid sequence MKDNRTFFCNGKPHHMERFLEVCLLLLLYDEIGYGYGLIEQLASFGFSEAGLNMSTLYRTLRKMENEGLETSQWEEGGQGPKRLVYEITAKRKSELDEWIKILRVRKSRIESLISMYGEKII